A part of Sugiyamaella lignohabitans strain CBS 10342 chromosome D, complete sequence genomic DNA contains:
- the MLP1 gene encoding Mlp1p (Myosin-like protein associated with the nuclear envelope; connects the nuclear pore complex with the nuclear interior; involved with Tel1p in telomere length control; involved with Pml1p and Pml39p in nuclear retention of unspliced mRNAs; MLP1 has a paralog, MLP2, that arose from the whole genome duplication; GO_component: GO:0016021 - integral component of membrane [Evidence ISM] [PMID 12192589]; GO_component: GO:0005635 - nuclear envelope [Evidence IDA] [PMID 10085285]; GO_component: GO:0005643 - nuclear pore [Evidence IEA]; GO_component: GO:0044615 - nuclear pore nuclear basket [Evidence IDA] [PMID 24152732]; GO_component: GO:0005654 - nucleoplasm [Evidence IDA] [PMID 10085285]; GO_component: GO:0005634 - nucleus [Evidence IEA,IEA]; GO_component: GO:0030529 - ribonucleoprotein complex [Evidence IPI] [PMID 15692572]; GO_component: GO:0005816 - spindle pole body [Evidence IDA] [PMID 16027220]; GO_function: GO:0003729 - mRNA binding [Evidence IDA] [PMID 23222640]; GO_function: GO:0043021 - ribonucleoprotein complex binding [Evidence IGI,IPI] [PMID 15692572]; GO_process: GO:0006281 - DNA repair [Evidence IEA]; GO_process: GO:0006974 - cellular response to DNA damage stimulus [Evidence IEA]; GO_process: GO:0051028 - mRNA transport [Evidence IEA]; GO_process: GO:1901925 - negative regulation of protein import into nucleus during spindle assembly checkpoint [Evidence IGI] [PMID 23177738]; GO_process: GO:0071048 - nuclear retention of unspliced pre-mRNA at the site of transcription [Evidence IGI,IMP] [PMID 14718167]; GO_process: GO:0016973 - poly(A)+ mRNA export from nucleus [Evidence IMP] [PMID 21036941]; GO_process: GO:0006606 - protein import into nucleus [Evidence IEA]; GO_process: GO:0006606 - protein import into nucleus [Evidence IGI] [PMID 10085285]; GO_process: GO:0090204 - protein localization to nuclear pore [Evidence IMP] [PMID 19933151]; GO_process: GO:0034398 - telomere tethering at nuclear periphery [Evidence IGI] [PMID 10638763]; GO_process: GO:0090203 - transcriptional activation by promoter-terminator looping [Evidence IMP] [PMID 19933151]; GO_process: GO:0006810 - transport [Evidence IEA]) — MQNELDQVHSQTNTSSDGMRSLQQRIESLTNDKRHLFETLERRSSELRELRSELESAHQKSLDARKQIVELENQAQQARSSQMSSKLKEQSLGQEIELLKRSNDWLDSELKAKSEEFKKFRTERMTKLSTLQSEYDSLQSNHSSLVKRYDALQARFDEVSQSYDSSLVKIKDLQNAQVVAEESFRSEMAAQHRLTELWERSANESKARVEELQRTKSKDQSSQAAEMARWKAEAEKAREKADKFEKQMKNLETRLETVFSQNDNLVAADKVAGSVPSTPGPGSPQTPSRNGASSSNIGIFSPSGQIISKLQKSGGSLVQLYSDLQETKILLEKERHKNEVLRREMDNILEEMEDHAPIIMAEREEHRRLEVELAELSTQLEKATSDSDEFKAKLKVVESKYNDSITEKDIITQQVRDLSRQVQHLLVQRQLESDAEAPLTPQEHAELQRLLRTSDDDIGNTGSDTQRVISERLVLFKDIIELQKQNEYLLNATRELAEKTEKMDAASKKDYENLESAAVEEAKQAIKSLQEELARVNIKYDALKRERDMFRSMLKSGESNSGANNAPGGSSDQVEKLIAQHQEATQVIKQVEQNFEVYRNETSITIKTLNDQISSITNERTALQLKIAKLESQVEIAGERSKHSNSNLQLLQSENQELKKRNESLQESLSKQDLRTYQVAEELIDSKSLLDSVKNELSNLKAEKSLWKSIEERISKENAEHLEEKGRLNGILKNMEIVNAEREKNFQDTERRLNKQVDSLEAQVSRLNQKLEMEEREVKSLSDRRDVDNAEFNSKLESLRQELKKAQDNLAAAKSENEELSRIRRQLSAEIAAANEQLAVYKSQPGSTLETKLSEEIEILKRSLKEKDEQLASADKHIHDLTEVASAAEEALGSLNSSHEEYTASITENIAKKDSEIVNLKERLQVTTGILESTTKELDSIKSAKARGADDLKAEKEKLEARIAALLESEERFTKNQQDLKRDLEQQAIIAKEAQDNYEKELVKHAKAADTVQLLRAEVSQLKEQTIELHSKADSAAAQLSNAEASWDNQKYTYEHEIEQLKSRTEELASQNKTLLEQLESISSRVSNIKPEAGITGENVESEEPSSDDQLREIISYLRREKEIVDCNYELAQQESRRLKQQLDHTTAALDEAKVEIERERQRESDSLRIAAEHAKVIKQLEDINLLRESNSTLRTQSNYYMAKAKELETELNSVKERVEPLEDQLREAVAESEAKDSQIKIIEEDNEKWKQRAQQILQKYQRIDPEELQALKDEAEKLRTSLTALEEEKKQLQSQITVAVEAKAKEFEAKLAESAENYTSLNNKFSRLRDESQSKLAKRRGEVNQVREELNKSIAENTQLKESLENAKKELEAANTAQNTLGASNQAELAKLRTELTTTKEALEKAKSSPSQADDTEKDKRIAHLESEVNRLSDEAVELQRAQEMSGTEANAKVIELTQQKAHAEQRIVTLSNELTSLRESLSKAISNEQHEQKLNELKQQLEAAKQASNGSASGTDGNAVDIEALRKQVMEEAERSAINRLKANAQRRLAESTEKRKSELEAEFSRKEEELKKEYAQKEEELKAQLSQGGNGTGVDKEKLEALEKEYKAKNESLVSKHTEELKTATQAGRDAAAKEGAMRVQLLVKKAEKLEKEKAQLESEKNQLALQIRRLKGGEDIAGPTPAAAVNPAVGQNPVTSGGAGPKAAGGFARPTFASTASSATGGGQAQSSIPTAGGRLRPPTSVAGVSRPAGAQARPTIVRPGIARPGGAPATAQVSQILNAAAADATGAKRAASNDNSTNQDPKRRKE, encoded by the exons ATGCAAAACGAGCTGGATCAAGTCCATAGCCAAACTAATACTAGCAGTGATGGCATGAGATCGTTACAACAAAGGATAGAGAGTCTAACGAATGATAAGCGTCATCTATTCGAAACGTTAGAAAGGCGTAGTAGTGAGTTAAGAGAACTTAGATCGGAATTAGAGTCGGCTCATCAAAAGTCATTGGATGCTAGGAAGCAGATTGTTGAGCTGGAAAACCAAGCTCAACAAGCAAGATCTTCACAAATGAGCAGCAAACTGAAAGAACAAAGCTTGggtcaagaaatcgaaCTGCTTAAACGGAGTAATGATTGGCTCGACTCGGAATTAAAAGCCAAATCTGAAGAATTCAAAAAGTTTAGAACTGAACGAATGACCAAGTTATCTACATTACAATCTGAGTACGATTCTCTACAAAGTAATCATAGCTCATTAGTGAAGCGATACGATGCTTTGCAAGCCCGATTTGATGAAGTGTCTCAGTCTTATGACAGTTCACTGGTCAAGATCAAAGACCTCCAGAATGCACAAGTAGTGGCCGAGGAGAGTTTCCGATCTGAGATGGCTGCTCAACACCGACTCACTGAATTATGGGAACGGTCAGCCAACGAATCAAAGGCTAGAGTTGAAGAGCTACAAAGAACAAAATCTAAAGATCAGTCAAGtcaagctgctgaaatGGCCAGATGGAAAGCTGAAGCTGAGAAAGCTAGAGAAAAGGCCGACAAGTTCGAAAAACAAATGAAGAATCTGGAAACTAGATTAGAAACTGTGTTCAGCCAGAATGACAATCTTGTGGCAGCTGATAAAGTTGCTGGATCTGTACCCTCGACTCCAGGTCCTGGTTCACCGCAGACCCCTTCAAGAAATGgtgcatcttcttcaaatattGGTATCTTTTCTCCTTCGGGACAAATCATCTCCAAACTGCAGAAGAGTGGAGGATCTCTTGTACAACTATACTCTGATTTGCAAGAAACAAAGATCTTATTAGAAAAAGAACGTCATAAGAATGAAGTTTTGCGAAGGGAAATGGATAATATTTTGGAAGAGATGGAGGACCATGCTCCAATTATTATGGCTGAAAGGGAAGAGCATCGACGACTTGAAGTTGAGCTCGCTGAGCTTAGCACTCAACTTGAAAAGGCTACTTCTGACAGTGACGAGTTCAAGGCCAAGCTCAAGGTTGTCGAAAGCAAGTACAATGATAGTATTACTGAGAAAGATATTATTACTCAGCAAGTTCGTGACTTGTCACGACAGGTACAACATCTTCTTGTACAGCGCCAACTTGAGAGCGATGCTGAAGCACCCTTGACGCCCCAAGAACATGCTGAACTTCAAAGGCTACTGAGGACATCTGACGATGACATTGGTAATACGGGATCTGACACGCAGCGCGTCATTTCTGAAAGACTTGTCTTATTCAAGGATATTATTGAGTTGCAGAAGCAGAACGAGTATCTTCTCAATGCCACACGCGAACTGGCCGAGAAAACTGAGAAGATGGATGCCGCTAGCAAGAAAGATTATGAAAATCTTGAATCAGCGGCTGTGGAAGAAGCAAAGCAGGCGATCAAGAGCTTACAAGAAGAGTTGGCAAGAGTTAACATCAAGTACGATGCTCTTAAGAGAGAGCGTGATATGTTCAGAAGCATGCTCAAATCTGGTGAGTCGAATAGTGGGGCCAACAATGCACCCGGTGGTAGTAGTGACCAGGTAGAGAAGCTTATTGCTCAACATCAAGAGGCTACTCAGGTTATCAAACAAGTCGAACAAAACTTTGAAGTTTACAGAAACGAGACATCAATTACTATTAAGACTCTTAACGATCAAATTAGTTCCATCACGAACGAACGTACCGCTCTACAACTCAAAATTGCCAAACTTGAGAGCCAGGTTGAAATTGCTGGTGAAAGATCGAAGCATTCCAATAGTAATCTTCAACTTCTGCAATCGGAAAATCAGGAACTTAAGAAGCGAAATGAGTCCTTACAGGAGTCACTCTCCAAGCAGGATCTTAGAACTTACCAAGTGGCTGAAGAGCTCATTGATTCTAAATCGTTGCTTGACAGTGTAAAGAATGAATTGTCCAACCTGAAGGCTGAAAAGAGCCTCTGGAAATCAATCGAGGAGCGTATCAGCAAAGAGAATGCCGAGCATCTTGAAGAAAAGGGTCGCTTGAATGGAATTCTGAAAAATATGGAAATTGTTAACGCCGAACGGGAAAAGAATTTCCAGGATACTGAACGTAGACTTAACAAGCAAGTGGATTCCTTGGAGGCTCAAGTTTCGAGACTGAATCAAAAACTCGAAATGGAGGAGAGGGAAGTCAAGTCCCTTTCTGACAGGAGAGATGTTGATAACGCAGAGTTTAATTCCAAATTGGAAAGTCTCAGACAAGAACTCAAAAAGGCACAAGATaatctggcagcagctaaATCTGAGAATGAAGAGCTTAGCAGAATTCGCAGACAGCTTTCAGCAGAAATTGCTGCGGCAAATGAGCAGTTGGCTGTGTACAAGTCACAACCAGGATCTACTCTCGAGACAAAGCTATCTGAAGAAATCGAGATTTTGAAGAGAAGTTTGAAGGAAAAGGACGAGCAGCTTGCAAGTGCCGATAAACACATCCACGACTTGACAGAAGTGGCCTCAGCGGCCGAGGAAGCTTTGGGAAGTCTTAATTCATCTCATGAGGAATATACTGCATCGATTACTGAGAATATTGCCAAGAAGGAT TCAGAAATTGTCAACCTCAAGGAAAGACTCCAGGTTACTACTGGTATTCTTGAAAGCACCACCAAGGAGCTCGATTCTATTAAAAGTGCTAAAGCTCGGGGTGCTGATGATCTAAAGGCTGAAAAGGAGAAGTTGGAGGCAAGAATTGCCGCTTTACTTGAAAGTGAGGAACGCTTCACGAAGAATCAACAGGACTTGAAACGAGATCTTGAACAACAAGCCATTATTGCCAAGGAAGCTCAAGATAATTATGAGAAGGAGCTTGTTAAACACGCAAAAGCAGCTGATACTGTCCAACTTCTTCGTGCAGAGGTCAGCCAGCTTAAGGAACAGACTATTGAACTTCATTCTAAGGCAGACAGTGCAGCGGCCCAACTCTCTAATGCAGAAGCTAGCTGGGACAATCAAAAGTATACTTATGAACATGAAATTGAGCAACTCAAATCGCGAACAGAAGAGCTCGCCTCTCAAAACAAGACCTTGCTGGAACAGCTGGAAAGCATTAGTTCAAGAGTATCCAACATCAAACCAGAGGCCGGAATCACTGGTGAGAATGTGGAATCGGAAGAGCCCTCTTCGGATGATCAGCTACGTGAGATAATTTCGTACTTGAGACGCGAAAAGGAGATTGTTGACTGCAACTACGAACTGGCTCAACAAGAATCTAGGAGACTTAAACAGCAACTTGATCACACAACAGCTGCTTTGGATGAAGCCAAGGTTGAGATTGAAAGGGAACGACAGAGAGAATCAGACTCTCTCCGTATTGCTGCGGAACACGCTAAGGTTATTAAGCAATTAGAAGATATCAACCTTCTGCGTGAAAGTAATTCAACTCTTCGCACTCAAAGTAATTACTACATGGCCAAGGCTAAGGAACTGGAAACTGAGCTCAACTCGGTCAAAGAGAGAGTCGAGCCACTTGAGGATCAGCTCCGCGAAGCAGTTGCCGAGTCAGAAGCCAAGGATTCACAAATCAAGATTATCGAAGAGGATAATGAAAAGTGGAAACAGAGAGCTCAACAAATCTTGCAGAAATACCAGCGAATTGATCCCGAGGAGCTTCAAGCTCTTAAGGATGAGGCTGAGAAACTTAGAACATCTCTGACGGcccttgaagaagagaagaagcaactACAATCACAGATAACGGTGGCAGTTGAAGCAAAAGCAAAGGAGTTTGAAGCTAAACTGGCCGAATCAGCCGAGAACTATACTTCACTTAACAATAAGTTCTCAAGATTAAGAGACGAGTCCCAATCAAAACTTGCCAAGAGACGTGGTGAAGTAAATCAAGTGCGGGAAGAGTTGAACAAATCTATCGCCGAAAATACTCAGCTCAAGGAGAGCCTTGAAAATGCCAAGAAGGAGCTCGAAGCAGCAAATACTGCACAAAATACCTTAGGTGCTAGTAATCAAGCTGAGTTAGCAAAGCTTAGAACAGAGTTGACAACGACTAAGGAAGCTTTGGAGAAAGCGAAATCGAGTCCATCTCAAGCCGACGATACCGAAAAAGATAAGAGAATTGCACATCTTGAAAGTGAGGTGAATCGTCTTAGTGACGAAGCTGTAGAGCTTCAACGGGCACAGGAAATGTCAGGCACGGAAGCAAACGCCAAGGTTATCGAGCTTACTCAGCAGAAGGCACACGCAGAACAGCGAATTGTGACTCTATCTAATGAACTGACTAGTTTGCGGGAATCCTTGTCTAAGGCCATCAGCAACGAACAGCATGAGCAGAAACTCAACGAGCTGAAACAGCAACTTGAGGCTGCCAAGCAAGCTAGTAATGGATCAGCAAGTGGAACCGATGGTAATGCGGTAGACATTGAAGCATTGAGAAAACAGGTCATGGAGGAGGCTGAAAGGTCTGCCATTAATCGTCTCAAGGCTAATGCTCAAAGACGACTTGCTGAATCGACTGAGAAACGCAAATCTGAGCTGGAGGCTGAGTTTTCTCGAAAGGAggaagaattgaaaaaggaGTATGCTCAGAAGGAAGAGGAATTGAAAGCACAGTTATCTCAAGGAGGAAACGGCACTGGTGTCGACAAAGAAAAACTAgaagctcttgaaaaggAATATAAGGCAAAGAATGAAAGCTTAGTCTCAAAGCATACGGAGGAGTTGAAGACAGCTACACAAGCTGGTCgggatgctgctgccaaggagGGAGCAATGAGAGTTCAATTACTTGTCAAAAAGGCTGAAAAgcttgaaaaagaaaaggctCAGCTTGAATCAGAGAAAAACCAACTTGCACTTCAGATTCGAAGATTGAAAGGAGGCGAAGATATTGCTGGTCCAACTCCAGCGGCTGCCGTAAACCCGGCTGTCGGACAAAATCCTGTTACCTCTGGAGGAGCAGGGCCAAAGGCGGCTGGTGGATTCGCTAGACCCACCTTTGCTTCTACAGCCTCGTCAgccactggtggtggtcaaGCCCAGTCGTCAATTCCAACTGCTGGTGGTAGATTACGGCCACCTACAAGTGTAGCAGGTGTAAGCCGACCTGCAGGGGCACAAGCAAGACCAACTATCGTCAGGCCAGGAATAGCTCGTCCTGGTGGAGCACCTGCCACAGCTCAAGTTTCCCAGATTTTGAatgctgcagctgctgatgctacGGGAGCCAAGAGAGCAGCTTCGAACGATAACTCGACGAACCAAGATCCTAAAAGACGAAAGGAATAG
- the MCD4 gene encoding Mcd4p (Protein involved in GPI anchor synthesis; multimembrane-spanning protein that localizes to the endoplasmic reticulum; highly conserved among eukaryotes; GPI stands for glycosylphosphatidylinositol; GO_component: GO:0005794 - Golgi apparatus [Evidence IEA]; GO_component: GO:0000139 - Golgi membrane [Evidence IEA]; GO_component: GO:0005783 - endoplasmic reticulum [Evidence IEA]; GO_component: GO:0005783 - endoplasmic reticulum [Evidence IDA] [PMID 10069808]; GO_component: GO:0005789 - endoplasmic reticulum membrane [Evidence IEA,IEA]; GO_component: GO:0009277 - fungal-type cell wall [Evidence IDA] [PMID 12023081]; GO_component: GO:0000324 - fungal-type vacuole [Evidence IDA] [PMID 10514566]; GO_component: GO:0016021 - integral component of membrane [Evidence IEA]; GO_component: GO:0016021 - integral component of membrane [Evidence ISM] [PMID 12192589]; GO_component: GO:0016020 - membrane [Evidence IEA]; GO_component: GO:0005774 - vacuolar membrane [Evidence IEA]; GO_component: GO:0005773 - vacuole [Evidence IEA]; GO_function: GO:0003824 - catalytic activity [Evidence IEA]; GO_function: GO:0051377 - mannose-ethanolamine phosphotransferase activity [Evidence IMP] [PMID 16704983]; GO_function: GO:0051377 - mannose-ethanolamine phosphotransferase activity [Evidence IMP] [PMID 17311586]; GO_function: GO:0016740 - transferase activity [Evidence IEA,IEA]; GO_process: GO:0015867 - ATP transport [Evidence IDA] [PMID 12807869]; GO_process: GO:0006506 - GPI anchor biosynthetic process [Evidence IEA,IEA,IEA]; GO_process: GO:0006506 - GPI anchor biosynthetic process [Evidence IDA] [PMID 12023081]; GO_process: GO:0006506 - GPI anchor biosynthetic process [Evidence IMP] [PMID 16704983]; GO_process: GO:0006506 - GPI anchor biosynthetic process [Evidence IMP] [PMID 17311586]; GO_process: GO:0008152 - metabolic process [Evidence IEA]), whose amino-acid sequence MSIFDIYFVSPLVHGMRHFSTPENPPAKRLFLIVGDGLRADSCFLNITHPVTNEAAYLTPFIRDKVLNHGTFGVSHTRMPTESRPGHVAIIAGFYEDVSAVTKGWKENPVDFDSVFNQSRHTYSYGSPDILPMFADGASDPDRVDAIMYGHESEDFTKSSIELDKFVFDHLDRLFDEAKVNADLNEYLRQDKIVFFLHLLGIDTAGHSYRPYSPEYYDNIKYIDTKIAELETKVNQFYGDGKTTWVFTADHGMSDFGSHGDGHPNNTRTPLVAWGAGVPKPITTDLSGHDEFSNPWNLPVKRNDVNQADIAPLMSYLVGLNYPANSVGELPLAFVDASDKTKSEALKANAYAIIEQYLVKESEKRKSQLNFTPFGPLSGETSIEARKAEIEALIANNQFEQSIIKAEELMVLGLKGLRYLQTYNWLFLRSLVTTGFLGWIGYATTSFFHLFVIDSNPSLSHRSVIRVITVGVLAILCGLLYHQESPIHFYLYAIFPAFFWDQIFENAAILTGGIKSLVSSSPTKNKTQTSVFSLVFLVGLFEAIVYGYFYREIFSLCFGIAAMWPWIQDFKIALKNIWLSAFWALLCIILAIFTILPVLKVESIEQIVAAGVLMTLIGLYYTVHLGNRLRLSITSLVLCGVQLGLIILSVIVTRSSVKSLQARQGLPVGNQIVGWLVLVGSLIVPFLNYFSPVSDYRYRLLTLFMAFSPTFVLLTISYEGLFYVSFFAILVVWLEFESQFYVIHPQRKLSLSEFRTALFFFFLSQVGFFGTGNVASISSFSLDSVYRLIPIFDPFAMSALLMFKIMVPFAILSVTLGLINLRLGVPKSALFSMVLSVSDILSLNFFYLVVDEGSWLDIGTGISHYCISSLLCLFMILLEYLSGVLVSGIQIKSVESIKATKTKSK is encoded by the coding sequence ATGTCCatttttgatatttacTTTGTCAGTCCGCTCGTTCATGGCATGAGACATTTCAGTACCCCCGAGAACCCACCTGCGAAGCGgttatttttgattgttggaGATGGACTCCGAGCTGATTCGTGCTTTTTGAATATTACACATCCAGTCACAAATGAGGCGGCCTATCTGACTCCTTTTATTCGTGACAAAGTTCTAAATCATGGCACTTTTGGCGTTTCTCACACCCGGATGCCCACTGAATCAAGGCCTGGTCATGTCGCAATTATTGCAGGCTTTTATGAAGACGTGAGCGCAGTTACAAAAGGATGGAAAGAAAACCCTGTAGAttttgattctgttttcaACCAGTCTAGACACACTTATTCCTACGGATCACCAGATATTCTTCCAATGTTTGCAGATGGTGCTTCGGATCCCGACAGAGTAGATGCAATCATGTATGGACATGAGTCTGAAGATTTTACGAAATCATCTATTGAATTGGATAAATTTGTGTTTGATCATTTAGATAGACTATTTGATGAGGCAAAAGTTAATGCGGACTTGAACGAATATCTTCGTCAAGACAAGattgttttcttcctcCATCTTCTTGGTATCGATACTGCTGGCCATAGTTACCGACCCTACTCCCCTGAGTACTATGATAATATCAAGTATATTGACACGAAAATTGCTGAACTCGAGACCAAAGTCAATCAATTTTATGGCGATGGCAAAACAACATGGGTGTTTACTGCTGACCATGGTATGAGTGATTTCGGTAGTCATGGCGATGGTCACCCAAACAATACTCGCACTCCACTAGTTGCTTGGGGAGCAGGTGTTCCTAAACCAATTACTACTGATCTTAGTGGCCATGACGAATTTTCTAACCCTTGGAATCTGCCTGTCAAAAGAAACGACGTGAACCAAGCTGATATTGCCCCTTTGATGAGCTATTTAGTTGGTCTTAATTATCCTGCCAATTCTGTAGGTGAACTGCCATTGGCATTTGTAGACGCCTCCGATAAGACCAAAAGTGAGGCTCTCAAAGCCAACGCATACGCAATCATTGAACAGTACCTGGTAAAGGAATCTGAAAAGCGGAAATCGCAGTTAAACTTCACTCCATTTGGCCCCCTTAGCGGCGAAACTAGCATTGAAGCTCGCAAAGCTGAAATTGAAGCTTTGATAGCCAATAATCAATTTGAGCAATCTATAATCAAGGCTGAAGAATTGATGGTTCTGGGTCTAAAGGGTCTTCGCTATTTACAAACATATAACTGGTTGTTTTTAAGATCTCTGGTGACCACCGGTTTCTTAGGTTGGATTGGATACGCTACAACCTCTTTTTTCCACCTTTTTGTTATCGACTCAAATCCGTCTTTATCTCATAGATCCGTCATAAGAGTGATAACGGTTGGTGTATTGGCTATTTTATGTGGGCTATTATATCACCAGGAATCCCCTATacacttttatttatacgCAATTTTCCCTGCATTTTTCTGGGAccaaatttttgaaaatgctgcTATATTGACTGGAGGTATCAAATCGTTAGTTTCAAGCTCGCCGacaaagaataaaactCAAACATCCGTATTTTCGCTAGTCTTCCTTGTAGGACTATTTGAAGCCATCGTATATGGGTACTTCTATAGAGAGattttttctctttgttTTGGCATTGCGGCCATGTGGCCATGGATCCAGGATTTCAAAATCGCgctcaaaaatatttggctCAGTGCCTTTTGGGCTCTTCTCTGTATTATTTTGGCAATTTTCACCATTCTCCCGGTCCTAAAGGTCGAGAGTATTGAACAaattgttgctgctggtgttttgATGACTCTAATTGGCTTGTACTATACCGTTCACCTTGGAAACCGCCTAAGACTCTCCATAACGTCGTTGGTTTTATGTGGTGTTCAACTAGGTTTAATAATTTTGTCGGTCATAGTGACCAGATCATCTGTAAAGTCTCTGCAGGCTCGTCAGGGTCTGCCTGTAGGCAATCAAATTGTTGGATGGCTAGTTCTGGTTGGTTCCCTCATTGTGCCATTCttgaattatttttccCCAGTTTCAGACTACCGTTATCGACTTCTAACCTTATTCATGGCCTTCAGTCCTACTTTTGTCCTGCTTACTATATCATATGAGGGCTTGTTTTATGTATCATTTTTCGCGATTTTGGTCGTATGGTTAGAATTCGAGTCTCAGTTTTATGTCATCCACCCTCAGAGAAAGTTGAGTTTGAGCGAGTTCAGAACGGcgctcttctttttcttcttgtcaCAGGTCGGATTTTTCGGCACTGGTAACGTTGCCTCCATctcatcattttctttggaTTCTGTCTATAGACTAATTCCCATTTTCGATCCCTTTGCAATGAGTGCACTACTGATGTTCAAGATAATGGTGCCATTTGCAATCTTGTCTGTGACATTGGGTTTGATCAATCTTAGGTTAGGAGTACCAAAGTCTGCACTCTTTTCCATGGTACTATCTGTATCGGATATCCTGTCACTCAACTTCTTTTATCTAGTCGTTGATGAAGGCAGTTGGTTGGATATTGGAACTGGTATAAGTCACTATTGCATTTCCAGTTTGCTCTGTTTGTTCATGATTTTACTGGAGTACTTGAGTGGAGTGCTTGTGAGCGGCATTCAAATCAAGTCCGTTGAGTCGATAAAAGCGACAAagacaaaatcaaaataa